Proteins encoded together in one Bacteriovorax sp. BAL6_X window:
- a CDS encoding SHOCT domain-containing protein, producing the protein MKNSFIVFSFLSILFVSCSGSGPSDTSTKANSGSSLAVQKTEEIVQMKDSLKDTPYSLSKKELDELRADGAISEEDYQELLALSNSTSTTSN; encoded by the coding sequence ATGAAGAATTCATTCATAGTTTTTAGTTTTTTAAGTATTTTATTTGTTAGTTGTAGTGGAAGTGGCCCAAGTGACACCTCTACCAAAGCTAATTCAGGCAGTTCATTAGCAGTACAGAAAACTGAAGAAATTGTTCAGATGAAAGATAGTTTAAAAGACACTCCTTATTCATTATCAAAAAAAGAGTTAGATGAACTTAGAGCAGATGGTGCTATTTCGGAAGAGGACTATCAAGAGCTACTAGCGTTATCTAATTCAACATCAACAACATCGAATTAA